The following proteins are encoded in a genomic region of Dasypus novemcinctus isolate mDasNov1 chromosome 3, mDasNov1.1.hap2, whole genome shotgun sequence:
- the RIPK3 gene encoding receptor-interacting serine/threonine-protein kinase 3 isoform X1 codes for MACNDHNELWHTGVPATLVPLKELENPRFVGKGGFGVVLRAQHRTWGSDVAVKIVNSEAISREVKAMANLRNEFVLLLLGVTKKLECEYGSGPALVTPFMENGSLANLLESQCPRPWPLLCRILKEVVLGMCYLHSLNPVLLHRDLKPSNVLLDHELHAKLADFGLSTFQRSSKSETGPREPGGTLAYLAPELLADVNQKASMACDVYRLPKSLLTSPGTVFPATFNDGAGFPSYLFPPPCLPPPVVDQTSLVQLVVCENQSRPPLTELPQPGPETPGLEGLQELMQQCWSHKPKDRPSFQECRPKIDEVFLLIQHEVDASVSTVKKFLSEHRGSNRRGPAPEPGPGETDMDGSGSVFRVSEFLNNLRLEESPSPGPKKDVQLPERIRAKGEQVQDARSAGTSTDSTAQLPHTPETTFFRSQMPRFSSAQTSGPGPYWNQGPERHDKNEFPWHPQINSTPGRTVIVGCEGVQVGGYNRMILTKTASPTQGPAPEGMGRGWKPPQEQVQKTGVMK; via the exons ATGGCTTGCAACGACCACAACGAGTTATg GCACACAGGCGTTCCTGCCACCCTGGTGCCCCTCAAGGAATTGGAGAACCCGAGGTTCGTCGGCAAAGGCGGGTTCGGCGTGGTGTTGCGGGCCCAGCATAGGACGTGGGGCTCCGATGTGGCAGTCAAGATCGTCAACTC GGAGGCGATTTCCAGGGAGGTCAAGGCCATGGCAAATCTGCGTAACGAGTTTGTGCTGCTCCTGCTGGGGGTCACCAAGAAGCTGGAGTGTGAGTACGGGTCCGGCCCGGCTCTGGTGACTCCATTCATGGAGAACGGGTCCCTGGCGAATCTGCTGGAGTCTCAGTGCCCTCGGCCGTGGCCACTCCTCTGCCGCATCCTAAAGGAGGTGGTGCTGGGGATGTGTTACCTGCACAGCCTGAACCCAGTGCTGCTGCACCGAGACCTCAAGCCCTCCAACGTCCTGCTGGACCATGAGCTGCACGCTAAG CTGGCAGATTTTGGCCTATCCACATTTCAGAGGAGCTCAAAGTCAGAAACAGGGCCCAGGGAGCCAGGGGGCACCCTAGCCTACCTGGCCCCAGAACTGCTGGCTGATGTCAACCAGAAAGCCTCCATGGCCTGTGATGTCTACAG GCTGCCCAAGTCACTCCTCACCTCTCCTGGGACTGTATTCCCGGCCACTTTCAATGATGGAGCAGGTTTCCCTTCAtacctcttcccacccccttgccTACCCCCACCAGTGGTGGACCAGACGTCACTCGTGCAGCTAGTAGTGTGTGAGAACCAGAGCCGGCCCCCACTGACAGAGCTGCCCCAACCTGGCCCCGAGACTCCTGGTTTGGAAGGGTTGCAAGAGTTAATGCAGCAGTGCTGGAGCCACAAGCCCAAGGATAGGCCCTCCTTCCAGG AGTGCCGACCAAAAATCGATGAAGTCTTCCTTCTGATACAACATGAGGTGGATGCCTCTGTCTCCACT GTGAAGAAGTTTCTGTCTGAGCACAGGGGCAGCAACAGGAGGGGTCCTGCCCCAGAACCGGGCCCAGGAGAGACAGATATGGATGGCTCTGGAAGTGTTTTCAGGGTATCTGAATTCCTGAACAATCTGCGCctggaggaatcccccagccctGGTCCCAAAAAAGATGTGCAACTTCCTGAGAGAATTAGGGCCAAGGGAGAACAGGTTCAGGATGCCAGGTCGGCAGGGACATCTACAGATTCAACTGCCCAACTGCCCCACACTCCAGAGACCACATTTTTCAGAAGCCAGATGCCCAGATTCTCTTCAGCTCAGACCTCAGGTCCTGGGCCCTACTGGAATCAG GGGCCTGAGAGACATGACAAGAATGAGTTTCCCTGGCACCCCCAGATAAATTCAACGCCAG GACGTACTGTTATAGTCGGATGCGAGGGAGTTCAGGTTGGAGGCTACAATCGGATGATTCTAACAAAAACTGCCTCGCCCACTCAGGGCCCGGCGCCTGAGGGCATGGGTAGGGGCTGGAAGCCCCCCCAGGAGCAGGTTCAGAAGACTGGCGTGATGAAATAG
- the RIPK3 gene encoding receptor-interacting serine/threonine-protein kinase 3 isoform X2 yields the protein MACNDHNELWHTGVPATLVPLKELENPRFVGKGGFGVVLRAQHRTWGSDVAVKIVNSEAISREVKAMANLRNEFVLLLLGVTKKLECEYGSGPALVTPFMENGSLANLLESQCPRPWPLLCRILKEVVLGMCYLHSLNPVLLHRDLKPSNVLLDHELHAKLADFGLSTFQRSSKSETGPREPGGTLAYLAPELLADVNQKASMACDVYSFGILTWGVVAGREAEMVDQTSLVQLVVCENQSRPPLTELPQPGPETPGLEGLQELMQQCWSHKPKDRPSFQECRPKIDEVFLLIQHEVDASVSTVKKFLSEHRGSNRRGPAPEPGPGETDMDGSGSVFRVSEFLNNLRLEESPSPGPKKDVQLPERIRAKGEQVQDARSAGTSTDSTAQLPHTPETTFFRSQMPRFSSAQTSGPGPYWNQGPERHDKNEFPWHPQINSTPGRTVIVGCEGVQVGGYNRMILTKTASPTQGPAPEGMGRGWKPPQEQVQKTGVMK from the exons ATGGCTTGCAACGACCACAACGAGTTATg GCACACAGGCGTTCCTGCCACCCTGGTGCCCCTCAAGGAATTGGAGAACCCGAGGTTCGTCGGCAAAGGCGGGTTCGGCGTGGTGTTGCGGGCCCAGCATAGGACGTGGGGCTCCGATGTGGCAGTCAAGATCGTCAACTC GGAGGCGATTTCCAGGGAGGTCAAGGCCATGGCAAATCTGCGTAACGAGTTTGTGCTGCTCCTGCTGGGGGTCACCAAGAAGCTGGAGTGTGAGTACGGGTCCGGCCCGGCTCTGGTGACTCCATTCATGGAGAACGGGTCCCTGGCGAATCTGCTGGAGTCTCAGTGCCCTCGGCCGTGGCCACTCCTCTGCCGCATCCTAAAGGAGGTGGTGCTGGGGATGTGTTACCTGCACAGCCTGAACCCAGTGCTGCTGCACCGAGACCTCAAGCCCTCCAACGTCCTGCTGGACCATGAGCTGCACGCTAAG CTGGCAGATTTTGGCCTATCCACATTTCAGAGGAGCTCAAAGTCAGAAACAGGGCCCAGGGAGCCAGGGGGCACCCTAGCCTACCTGGCCCCAGAACTGCTGGCTGATGTCAACCAGAAAGCCTCCATGGCCTGTGATGTCTACAG CTTTGGAATCCTCACATGGGGAGTGGTAGCTGGCAGAGAAGCTGAAA TGGTGGACCAGACGTCACTCGTGCAGCTAGTAGTGTGTGAGAACCAGAGCCGGCCCCCACTGACAGAGCTGCCCCAACCTGGCCCCGAGACTCCTGGTTTGGAAGGGTTGCAAGAGTTAATGCAGCAGTGCTGGAGCCACAAGCCCAAGGATAGGCCCTCCTTCCAGG AGTGCCGACCAAAAATCGATGAAGTCTTCCTTCTGATACAACATGAGGTGGATGCCTCTGTCTCCACT GTGAAGAAGTTTCTGTCTGAGCACAGGGGCAGCAACAGGAGGGGTCCTGCCCCAGAACCGGGCCCAGGAGAGACAGATATGGATGGCTCTGGAAGTGTTTTCAGGGTATCTGAATTCCTGAACAATCTGCGCctggaggaatcccccagccctGGTCCCAAAAAAGATGTGCAACTTCCTGAGAGAATTAGGGCCAAGGGAGAACAGGTTCAGGATGCCAGGTCGGCAGGGACATCTACAGATTCAACTGCCCAACTGCCCCACACTCCAGAGACCACATTTTTCAGAAGCCAGATGCCCAGATTCTCTTCAGCTCAGACCTCAGGTCCTGGGCCCTACTGGAATCAG GGGCCTGAGAGACATGACAAGAATGAGTTTCCCTGGCACCCCCAGATAAATTCAACGCCAG GACGTACTGTTATAGTCGGATGCGAGGGAGTTCAGGTTGGAGGCTACAATCGGATGATTCTAACAAAAACTGCCTCGCCCACTCAGGGCCCGGCGCCTGAGGGCATGGGTAGGGGCTGGAAGCCCCCCCAGGAGCAGGTTCAGAAGACTGGCGTGATGAAATAG